A region of the Sarcophilus harrisii chromosome 3, mSarHar1.11, whole genome shotgun sequence genome:
TTGTTGTAAGCACCCGATTTATAACAACAGAATTAAAACCATCTCTGCCCTCACAGAGATTTCATTCTAATGAAGGACATATTGTGCttacagatatagaaaaataCATACAATTAAAGCAGGTACTTTTAAAGCAACGGCACCtggaattggggttaagggagCCAGGAAAGGCCTTgtgttttttggctgaggcaactggggcccagggtcacacagttaggaagtattaagtgtctgagacctttTTTAaacttggatcctcctgacttcaggacgggtgatctatccactgtgccatctagctgcccctggactCTGCCTTTAAAGAAATCAGATTTTGAGAAACAAAAGTGCAGACAAAGTACAGTTTTTTAGGTCTGTTCAAGATGGTGACTTAAGTGTGATATGGAGAAGCTAGTGTCTTGAGTTtggttcaacaaatatttaccaatCAAATGTAACTTCTTATATGTACAGCGCCAGGCTCAACATTAGGGAAAGATGGTTGTTGTTGAGTGATTTCAATCTTGCTGACTCTTCATGTTCCCATctgacattttcttggcaaagatactgtagcttattttatagatgaggaaactgaggcaaaaggtgttgttttgaactcagaaaaatgagttttcctgattccacgCACAGTGCTTGGAATCTCTTCATTGCTTATCGCCTAGTAGAGAAGTAAGATGCAGTCCTTGCCTTCCTGGAGTTTTCAGTCTAATTGGGagagaaagaacatttaaaataatacaaaatggaacaaaattgaaagcatttggaaaaattactaaaaagaaagttttcttcCAACCATTGATTGCATAATTAGTTCTCTCACTGGAATAAAAAAATGGATTGGGATTAGTGGAAAGTAAACTAGGACTCCATCCCTCTGGGACACtcacattctttttcttattttaagtcCCTTAGTTCAGCATGTGAATGGGAGGCAGTGAATAGCATTCCCCAAGAGAATACCCTATGACCCTTTTTGGCCTGCATTCTCCTTGGGGTCAAAGACTGCCTTGAAGTAACCTAAACTGAATCCTGAGCTACTCACTGTCCAATACTCGGCTCCCTTTCTAACTGCCCCTTTCCACTTCCTTTCTCCTCTACCCCGCCCCACTTTATCCTTTAGTTTTGGGTCTGCAAATCTTTGACATGACCCTAAGCAGCTACATCTGCTGCTCCGTGGTGGGACTGGCGATTACATTCTGTGATGGAGAGTGGCTGTTACTTAActgggaaggatgggaaaagatGTATGTTCAATTTTTCATCTATGTTATAGGAAATCGAAACCACGTGGATGAGGAATGTGCCCATAGTGTAACAGGAAAGCTGCTAGACCTCTTGGGAATGTTTATGAAGTCACCCACTGtgatggggaggagaaaagagggttTTGTGTTGGGGCTGGTGGAGGAAAGTTTTAATGTAAACATTCTGGGGTGGGTAGAAGAAACCAGAGCTGTCTTTTTGGAGGGGGCTATGGTGTCCAGTTTACTTATAGATAAAGGCTGTTTAGCCTTTATGcactccttctccccctcctctagGTTAAATAATACCTTCTCTATTTGAGGACAATCCAAACTGTCTCAGAAAGGGATTAGTGGGGCTGGGTGGCATGTTTGGGAAAGCTATACTTTGAAAGAAACTCACCAGGAAAACACCCTTGCTGGGCTGATCTTCTTCAAAACAGTGAAATTGGTCAAGTGTCTCTTTAAtgcccttttccttcccttccttctcactcTCAGGCATGCAGCAGTCTCATTGCTTAGTCTAGCCTAAACTAATTCACAGTAATGTGTAAAAGATTTAATGCTTCCCTACTCCCAGgagtatttgcatttttaaaagaggtGGCTCCGGAGCCAAAGGATGGAAGatgaaggggaggggggaattcCATTTCCCCCCCAAATAAGACCACAAAAGCAGTTACCTACATATAAAGCTAATCCTGTTCCTTTTCCTAAAAGTAGACAGTATTCATTATGTACCTGAGTTTATAGCGTTAAGATATTGCCCTTACATAGGCTAAGGAATATGACAACTATGAAGTGAGAGAGACTGTAGTATGCAAGGAAAAATATTGGGTCTGGAGACAGATGGTCTGCATTAAAACCCTTGCTCTCCTACTTTCTGCctaacttccctgggcctcagtttccttatctgtaaagagaGGAGAATGAAGAACAATGTTTTCTAATGTCCCTTCAACTTTAAGTATTCTTTGGAagaagatacagagaaagaagtgTGGGATGAGTGGTAGACCCCCTTACCCAGATTagctaatcagagacatcttcaggtacaaaaagaaagcatttatttagtccctgcagggagaggcccaagcacaccCAGGTAACATTTCAGCTCCCAACCTGTGCCTGACCTGACAAGAAGGAAGGAGTAAAGCtggttaaataggaaaagatacaatttttttccattggatGGACTAAAAAGGAAGTAACTATTATTGACCAATCTGATTTACTATGAGTAACAAAAATTTGTTTCACCACTGGTTCTTTCCCTTGATCTGTCTACAATGATATTATATCGTAATCCAAGCAGAAATGAACGTGTTTTAATGAATTGTGTCCCTTCCTCTGCTCCTTTTCTCACCAATtaacttttttgaaaatatttttattttgaaagtaaCAAACATGAAATAAAAGGGGTGCTATATACATAGTAGAACAGAAAAGGATACCACATGAAACcgcagatatatatgtatatatagatgtatagcTGACTTCTTGTTTTAAGCATATAAATTTAGCCTATaactttaaatagttttttttatttccaaaacacatgcaaaaattttcaacattcatccttacaaaatcttgtgttccaaatttttcttcttttcttcctcccactcccctcccctagacagcaagtaatccaataaatgttaaacatgtgcaattcttctacatatttccacatttgtcatgctgcacaagaaaaataaaatcaaaaaaggaaaaaaaaagaaaagcaagcaaacaaacaaaaaaggtgaaagtactatgttataatccacattcagtccccatagttctctttctggattcaaatggctctctccatcacaagttatTAGAATTGGCCCGAATCACCTCATGatagaaaagagccaagtccatcacacttgatcattacataatcttgttgcagCTGTGTATAATGCTCTctgggttctactcacttcacttagcataagttcatgtaagtctctccaggctgtTCTGAAATTATCATGCagatcattccttatagaacaataatattccattacattcatatttcattactaattcagccattccccaactgatgggcagccacttagtttccagtttcttgccactacaaaaagggctgccacaaacatttttgcacacgtgggaaCCTTTCtcctctttatgatctctttgtgatataagcccagtgaagacactgctggatcaaaggataaactttccagaatttttggatcagttcataccgcctccaacaatgcattagtgtccacaGTTTGCCCACCTCCCCTCCaccattcttcattattttttcctgtcatcttagccaatctgagaggtgtgaagtggtacctcagaattgtcttcatttgcatttctttaatagtgatttagagcattttttcatatgattagaaatggctttaatattttcatctgaaaattgtctatttatactTTTTGGCCATTTGTCAGTTGAATGTCTtatattcttatttctaaaatataaagaaaattgatttaaatttatgaggcttttatcagaatccttggatgtaaatttttccctcacttttctgcttctcttctaattttggttgctttggttttgtttgtacaaaatataataaaaaatatccattttacatttcattttacatttacatgttctctagttcttctttggccataaattccttctccacagatctgagagctGGACtatcttgttttctttatttgcttatggtatcactctttatgtctaaattaagaattcatttcaaccttatcttggtatagggtattagatgttggtcaatgcaatttctgccatactattttccaattttcctagcagtttttttcaaacagtgaattcaaagttgtttttacttGTGATGttattgttgtataaattgttctccagttcatttcactttttatcaattcatgtaggtcttccCGGATTTCTCTGAAACATtccattttgtaatttcttataacccagtaatattctattattgcCATATACAGTTTAGAATTGGATACTTAGGCTCATAGTACCATAGAGTTAATGATGGAAAAGGACTTtgagataatctagtccaatctaCTCACATTCAAGTCTTCTTAATTTCAATATCAATTTTCTATCCAATATGCCAGGCTGCTTCTCCAAAAGAAAACTTATCCTAAATAAATGCTGCTCTTGTTGATTATAAATAAACAAAGGTAAGTATCTAAAAACCATTGGATTTCTTCTGGTCAGGGTAACTATACTGAGCATTTTTTTAGACAAGAAAAGATTTCTGTGAAATAGATTTTGGAGGCTTTAGAAAAGATGTGTTTGTATCCCCATTGGATGTTCAATATGAAGTATTTCTATGTTCAGATTCTCAAGGGATTAATTGTATGTTAACAAAAAGATTTACCAAAATGTCATCTGATTGAACCtgtatattaataaaatgaacaCAAAACGTTATTTTTAAAGGTTGCTGACATTTGTATGCAATTTTAGCTTTTCAGGactcctttcttctccttgcATTATAATTCGGCTTCCACAATAAATTCATGAGGTAGGtatagacaagtcattttacctctctaggtctcaattttctcctctgtggAGTAGCTAATAGTTATATACATACTACCTACCTGACAggatttttataaagaaagaactCTATAAACTAAAAAGTACCACATAAATGTCATCCCTTTCAGAAGTGACCTTCTGACTGGTCCCATACTTcctagagattttctttttttaaaaaaattaattttttctttctcccacctcTCTTATCTgctggagaaaaaaagggaagaaatgtatCATATAAACTCAatcaagcaaaatatatttccccaCTGGTCACATCCAAAAAATAAACTTCTTATTCTAAATAATAGTCCATCATCCCTGTCCTGAGGTGGACAGCATTCTCCTTTGGAATCATCATTGGTCATTTAGTTGATCAGAATTGACTTTcaaaatagtttgtttttatgacattttttttttgcaatacaaatggttctgtttctgctcacttcactctgcatcagtttttCTGTTGTcactgaagtaatttttttttgtcatttctagcACAATAGAATTCCCAGATATTTCCTAGCACTATCATCATTCTGCTCATTCTAAAGCTATTATCCATTTTtctgaggaaagggaaaaaaggagaaaaaaaaatttaatctttatgtAAGAATTAGAGCAGGgttccttaaactttttccaaaCATGACCCCTTTTCAggtgagaaatttttacatgaccccatcTTGAATCTGAACTGAGGTGTTTCTGGTAGTATCTGTACCTGTCCAGTGCAAAGTATGGACATTGTGTGTTCAGAACCAAAGCTTCAGTGAAGTCATGCTATGCAAGtactgccagaaacacctcaattcattaagcatttgattttaaatttatttttggttgttgcattcagaaattttttactgttgccaaagtTTTCATTGTTATGATCCCATATGAAGgttatgacccacagtttaagaagctttgagttAGAAGACCTAACTCTGGTTAATGTCAATTATGTTCAGAAAAACTTGTCCAATGTAATGATGAAGACATATTTACCACATCATTCTCTTCTACTGTGtaaatttccttctctctatctctgttcctctttttttttctatctccatcaTTATTTCCCTGCAAAGAGTTTTAAATCTAGAGATACCTTAGAGATAATTAATCCATCATCATTTAGCAGATATGGTACCAGGCTGAGAGAGGACATGACTTCTTTAGAATCTTTCAGTGACTTGCAAGTACATTTGGGAAAAGACGATTCATTGTTCTTCCCCAAACCAGCtgcttctccttcccccaaagtCTTTCTCCCTACTTTAATCTTTTGTCCATGTTATTCTATTGTCTTTTCTGTCTGGGTATCTTCGTCtagttctttctgtcttttgccCATCACTGTCCCACCCTACCACGTGTTCTACTTTTCTTCCCCCAAACCTGAGCatcataactatatatatatatatataaagatttggaaagaatttCTACTTCCTAAAGTTCTTAATATAAAAAAACTGCTACTTCCAGTCTCTGTACTCTTTTCCCTCAGTTATTGCTCATAGTGAATCAGAAAGGGGACAAATGAGAGAAAGGtagactcatctttttttttaatatagctttttattttttccaaatacatgcaaagatagttttcaacattcacctttgcaaaatcttgtgttccaaatttttctttctctctccctcactcccctagacaacaagcaattcaatataggctaaatgtacaattcttctaaacatatttccatattcgtcatactatgcaagaaaaatcagatcaagaggaaaaaaagcatgagaaagaacagacaacaaccaaaaaaggtgaaaatgccatgctttgattcacattcagtttccatagttctctctctggatgcagacagctctttccatcacaaatatattggaattgccttgaattcaTCTCCTTTTTCTTAATGCTTCAGCAGTCCCAGGTCACAAGAGAGTTACTTTTCTTTACATGTATGTGACCATAATAAAATAAGTAGTGGTCTGGGGTGAGAAGCAGAAAGATCATTTGTTCCATGGTTCAGTAGACagaaaatagaggagaaaaggaagagaagaaaaactgaagagaaaggaaagaaagcaaggaaaagagaaagagtagcAAGCAGAGTAAGCAAAAGAATTGGAGAATGGGAAagcagaagaggaggaaaaggaacaaaggaagaaactcaTTAGCAAGTACGGTATTACAAATGTCTGTTTTGTTTGTCCCCTAGATTAAAAATTATCCAGACCTCTGAATAATGTCTATATCAGTCATAGCTTAAACTTTAGCTGGCTTATGTGCATGGAATTGTAGAGACAATGGAGAATAATATTGGCTTGCACACAGATGTGGGACAATTAAATCACTCTAGAATTCTTATCAAAAGGAAATCAGTGCTGTTCATTTTTGCTGTAGTGTAGTACACTGAGCTAtgctccctttctttccctgtcCCAACCCCCAGGCCTCTGACTGAGGAGCATCTCCAGCCTGTTTGGGTGGGAGGCAGGCAGGGCGTGAAGAATGTCTGTGTCCTATTATGACTCAGAGGAAGTTATTGTCTGTGCTTTATATACACAGTGGGCCCTCTACATCCTGCTGCACATTTTGTGGGccagagaggggggagggaaagattttttttcctatttttaagaCTATATACTGTACTGTCCACTTTCCACCTTTTAAAGCCCCTAGAGTCTGTGCCAGGACATTTTGACAGATTTGCCATGACCTTAGGTCAGCAGCCAAGCTTAAGTAAATTGAGCCCTGGAATAGGAGTCAAAAAGCCTAGACAATAATTCTGTCTCTGCCACTAATTAGCCACATGGCTTTGGACAAGTACCTTAACTTTTCTCTAAAAACAACTACCTTaacttttctctgaatttcttcccctaaaatgggaaaaggaataaCTGTAGAAGTCTACTTCACAGAAATATTACAAGGTCCTAACTGTGTTTGAACCCCTTCTGTCTGCCTACCCTAATCTCCAAAATCTTTCCAGGCCCAGCTGGGATTCATCTCCCCAAAGCCTTCCCCCAGCCACCCCTAGTCCTTTGTACAGCTGTACGGTTATTTACTATGTCACTCATTCGGGCTCATTTGATGTCTTTTTTTCATGAGTATATCTGATCTCCCAAACTAGATTATTAGCTTCTTGACTTACCTCTTATATATCCTCAACATTGGAGATGTTCATCAGTGGTTAGATGATCACTTGTTGGCAGTATTGTAGCTTGAATTGTGTTTCAGGTagaggttgaactaaatgaccctAAAGGTCCCTTCTGACtcagattctgtaattctatgattatttttaaatcccATAGGACTTAGCTCAATGCCTTGTACAttgtaggtattcaataaatgattattgCTTAATTATTGTTGCTACCAATTCTTTTCGAAGCTAACCACTATTTCTGCTTTGTTCTAGGAGCTCTTGCTCTCCAGCAGCAGTAGAACAGGCAGGCTCCGATCGAGGGAGTGAATCTGAATTGTTTGCCTAGTCTCTGGGAAAGGGGGTAGACACTCCCATGAGGTAACCCTGGCCTGTGACTGGCCTCTTCTCCCTCTTGGTGAAGCAATGGGCCAGAAAATCTCAGGGAGCATCAAATCTGTGGATGTCCGAGAGCCCCCTTACCAATCGGTGAAACGAGACCTGAGGGGTCCCGACTTCTGCCGGCCAGCCCGCCTGGACCTGCTGTTGGATATGCCCCCAGCCCGGCCGGAGGTCCAGCACCAGCACGCCTGGAATCCCGAGGACCGCTCGCTGAATATTTTTGTGAAAGAAGATGACCGGCTGACCTTCCACCGGCACCCAGTGGCCCAGAGCACGGACTGTATCCGGGGGAAGGTGGGCCATGCCCGAGGCCTGCACGTGTGGCAGATCCACTGGCCTACACGGCAGAGAGGAACCCACGCCGTGGTGGGGGTGGCCACTGCCGAGGCCCCGCTGCATTCGGTGGGCTACACGGCACTCGTCGGCAGTAACAGTGAGTCCTGGGGCTGGGATCTAGGGCGCAACAGACTCTACCATAACTGTAAGAACCAACCTGGAGTGACCTACCCTGCCTTCTTAGAGCCAGATGAGGCTTTTGTGCTTCCAGATTCTCTGCTCGTAGTTCTGGACATGGACGAGGGCACGCTCAGCTTCATTGTGGATGGACAGTACCTTGGTGTGGCCTTCCGGGGGCTGAAGGGGAAAAAGCTCTACCCAGTAGTGAGTGCTGTTTGGGGCCACTGTGAGATCACAATGAGATACATTAATGGACTTGATCGTAAGTATTCTACCCTTTCTCTATCCTTTGTCAACTCCTTGGGTCATGTCATTCAGGGAAGGGCAGTGTCTTAACTAAGCTTTATTCTTCTCTCAGGACCTAGTCCAGACACTGTGTGTGGGATATATTCttctggtgcttaataaatatatgctaGAAAGTATTTATTGAAATAGATGTCCATGACCAAACTGAATTTCCATTGTCATTAACATGTAATTAATTAACTACATTAACATGTAGGTAATAGTAATATTAactttggtttgtttgtttgttttttaattaaagtttttttttctttttttacaaaacacatgcatggataatttttaaacattgacccttagaaaaccttgtgttccaattataCCCCCCcttctcttagatggcaagtaattcagtatatgttaaacatggtaaaaaacataatattaatttgtagCATGGAGTAATGAATGGTTAGAGAATTGTCTTAGAGGCAGGAAGTTAAttgtcttggagtcaggaagttgttgttcagtcatttctttaGTCATGTCCGAGTTTTTGTGACCCtgttttgtggttttcttggcaaagatactggaacggtTTACCATTCCTCCTCCTgttcattttagagaggaggaaacagacaaatacaattaggtgacttgcccagggtttacagctagtgagtgtttgagTTGAGAAATCTAAACATATagacaggtcttcctgattccaagctccaTGTTATATCCACTGGTCACCTAGACCAAATCTTGGTtctaatttatataacatatgtaattctgggcaaattacAATCTTTTAGTGCTTTAGGcaatcctcttttaaaaaaaaattatttttcatttttaatagctttttatttttccaaatacatgcaaagatagtttttggcatttacctttgcaaatatttgtattccaaatttttctcccttcctaacTCCTACCCtgtcccatagacagcaagcaatccaaaataggttaaatgtgtacagttcttctaaacttatttccacttTTGTCATGCTGCCCAAGAATAATCAgctcaaaaagcaaaagaagaagaagaaaaaaagtaaacaacaaaagataaaaatattatgctttgatccacattcagtctctgtagttctctctcaggatgtgaatggctctttccatctcaagtctattggaattgacttgaatcacttcattgttgaaaagagccaagtttagGCAAATTTCTAAGAAAATAGCAACAGAATATTTATTAACCCTGTcctggtagaaggaatttcctcactgaGATTTCTCTACTTCACAAATCCAAGTCTTGCCCCTCCAGAAAAGCCTCCTACCTTATATAATATTACAATGTAAGAGAAATCATAACTCTacagttggaaaggacctcagaggccatcttatccatttctttccttttatagattaggaaatttagGCCCCGGTCAATAAACTAGAGCTTAAGATgtaccaggaattgtgctaagcttTGGAGATAGATCTAAAAGCAGAAACACAGTGCTTTTTCTCAAGAAAATTGTATTCTAATCAAGGAGACTAcaagcaaataactatgtacatttaaaatttacaaagtctATATCAAAGGTAATTTTTGAGGGAAGGTATTAGTAGGTAAGTAGAGTGGGAGGTACTTTCTTCAGAAAGTAAGATTTAAACAGACTTAAAGGATGCCAGGGAAGCTAAAAAAAAGTgataggaaggaaaaatattggtggtgtaaaaatattgaaagtgtAGTCAGGAGCTAGAGTGTCAAATGTAAAGGATAACAGACCCACATAACTAGAGTATGGAAGGGAGTCAAGGATATTCAGACTGCAAAGGTAGTGAAGAAGAGGCCAGTtctgtaaaggactttaaatgccaaatacaaggttttatatttgctcctggagggAGATGCTGAAATTTGTTGAATGTATATGGAATGAGAGCCAAGAGGGTAGTATAGTCAAATCTGTGTTTTAGAAACATTTCCTTGGCAATGAGAGTTATCAAgagtagaaaagaaggaaagaaacgcatatattttatattaagtgcctactatatgccaggccctgtgctaagtgctttacaaatattatctcatttgttcctcacataACTCTGGAAGGTAGATATTGTTATTACCCTGATtttacaatgcaaaaaaaaaaaaaactgatagaaaTAGGTGTCTAGCTAGCTTCCTAGCTGCTTCCAAGTAGAAAGAGACTTGAACCTATTGAAATTATCTTGATAAGAAATATTGAGAACCTggagtaaagagaaaagaaaaaatgtgagatTCAATGAAAGTAGGAATTACAAAGTATGATAACAgattatatttgttgattgagtgTTAGTGAAGAGTTAAAGAAGACACGGAGATTGAAAATTTGGATGATTAGAGCCtttaaaaattggatttgaactcaagtcccccAGCTCCAGAGTCagcattctttcctctttatcaCATTGCTTCCTCGTTTACAAAACTTTCCTTCTGAAGATCCTGTGAGATAAATAGTGAAAgtattactattctcattttacagatcaggaaactgaggtttcctcagttgagtgacttgtccttggtaatactttttttaattgtttttttttctggttatacatatatattaatttttaaattttctttatgaatcatgttgggagagaaaaatcagaacaaaatagaaaaacaaaatgaacatagcatattgttgatttacattcacacTCTCTAGTACTCTTTCTAGATGCAgctggtgttttctatccaaagtttattgggattaccttagATCaccactgaactgctgagaagaaccaagtctttcataattgatcatcacacagtcttgctgttaatgtatacaatgtattcctgattctgttttggttttgctcagcatcagttcatgtaaatctttccaggcttttctaaaatcagctttttcatcatttcttatagagcaataaaatTCATTGCTTTCATATAGCATAACCTAtgtagccattcctcaattgatgagcatccactcaatttcaattccttgctaccacaaaaaaagctgctacaaacatttttgcatatataggtaattttctcttttttattatctctttgggatatagaccccaTAAtggcattgctagatcaaagggtatgtgccaCTTTAACTTCCTTTGTGAACTTGGGTTAATCACAACCTCTCCGAACTTCAATTGCttcatatatatatgctttaccatgtatatgtatatatgtatatgtaaactatattatatattacaaata
Encoded here:
- the SPSB4 gene encoding SPRY domain-containing SOCS box protein 4, whose protein sequence is MGQKISGSIKSVDVREPPYQSVKRDLRGPDFCRPARLDLLLDMPPARPEVQHQHAWNPEDRSLNIFVKEDDRLTFHRHPVAQSTDCIRGKVGHARGLHVWQIHWPTRQRGTHAVVGVATAEAPLHSVGYTALVGSNSESWGWDLGRNRLYHNCKNQPGVTYPAFLEPDEAFVLPDSLLVVLDMDEGTLSFIVDGQYLGVAFRGLKGKKLYPVVSAVWGHCEITMRYINGLDPEPLPLMDLCRRSIRFALSRERLHEIESLPLPQSLKNYLQYQ